A region from the Tolypothrix sp. NIES-4075 genome encodes:
- a CDS encoding helix-turn-helix domain-containing protein produces MPVRNTIKEFLEKRGITRYQLYKETGIAPATAYRLYEDPTWIPQVGVLNKICDTYRIFPGELITWIPPEETS; encoded by the coding sequence ATGCCTGTAAGAAACACTATCAAGGAGTTCTTGGAGAAAAGGGGGATAACTCGTTATCAGCTGTACAAAGAGACGGGCATTGCCCCCGCGACCGCTTATAGGTTATATGAAGACCCGACTTGGATACCGCAGGTTGGGGTACTAAATAAAATTTGTGATACTTATCGGATTTTTCCAGGCGAATTAATTACTTGGATTCCCCCAGAGGAAACATCATGA